GCGCAAATATCAGCTGATAAGATCGTTCAGGCCCAGCCCGTGGACGTGATGAAGCCCTCGCGAGCACACAGGATCGGCTGCGATGATGACCTGTAGCACAGTGATGGATCGTGGTCACCCCCGTCAGAACCCTCATGTCAATATGTGAAATATTATGTGAACATGGACGCTGTAAATACCACAATAAAAATCACTTATAGCCTTATAAATAAGGTGTTTTAGCCCTGACAATATGTGAAATAATATGTGAAGAAAGTTCTGCTCGACTATCCATAGACAGTAAGGTGCTCAGGGATGTCATTGATCACATCGAAGACTTGGCTCGACCCAATCCTACCCGAAGACCTTCCACCCTCCATCGTCTCGTTGGCCGATGCGCTCCCGAGGAAAACCCAATTCCTCGCTGGTCGCCTGGCCCCGGAAACAGGCGTCCGATTGGCTCGTCTGCTGAGGGTGACGAACACTTATTATTCAAATCTTATCGAAGGGCAGTACACAGAACCTGCAGATATGCAGAAGGCTCAATCTGCGCCGCGCCGCGAGCGCAAGCTGCTGAATGATCTGGCCGTCAAGCACATGGAAGTGCAGTCAGTTCTTGAACGCGCACTGCGGCGCAATGTGCCGGAAAACTGGGCCCAGATGTACGATCCGCAACTGTTGTCCCTGGTCCACTACCGGCTTTTCGCCGGCACCAGCGAGAACAGCAGGACGCTACAAAACGGGCTAGTCATGGAGGCCGGCTTGTTGCGGTCAGAGACCGGTCAGAACGTTTCGGTTGGCGGTCATGATGCGCCGGACGCGGCGGCAGTTGAGAGCATGCTGCTACATCTGCAAACCGGATTTGGCCGTATCAAGGACCCGCGACGGCAACTTATCGGCGCTCTTGCCTATCACCATCGTCTTGCCTGGGTACATCCATTTGTCGACGGAAACGGTCGAGTGGCACGAATGATCACTCATCTGCAACTGGTCTACCTGGGACTGGAGCCACGCCTTTGGTCACTGGCCAGAGGATTGGCGCGGCGGCATGAGGAATACTACCGCATGCTTGCATTGGCTGATCGCCAGCGCGAAGGCGATCTGGACGGGCGAGGACAGATGTCGCGCAAGCACTATTTCGCGTTCATAGAGTTCATGCTGGACGTTTGTCACGATCAGGTCGATTACATGACGTCAGCATTGAACCCTTCGTCAATGCGAGAACGAATCGTGCGGTCGTTCAAGACCAATGAAAAGCTGCAGAGCATGAAAATCAGGCCGGAAAGCGCCCCGGCCATTCATGCACTCATCATGGCAGGATCAATGCCACGCAACGATTTGAAGACATTCACCGGTTTGACGCCCCGCCCGGCCATCGACGAACTTACACGCTTGATCAAGGCCGGGCTGGTGATAAGCCCTACGCCCAAATCCCGGACAGTAACGCCAGGCCTGCCGGCATGGTTTGCGCAGGATATCTTCCCGGACCTCCATCGGCGTTTTCAGTAGGGTTTTTCGCGTCTTGTAGCGCGGTAGCCCCCCCTCGAGGGCTTTCGATCGCGGAGGCCGAGTGACGCTGCGTAGAGCAGCCACATCCCCCTGGTCAGCGCCTCAAACTGCAATCGCGTGAGCGCAACGGCTGAGGTGAAGCACTGCGTTCTGACAAGCAAAATCAGACTCAAAGCGTGTTCCAACGCTACGGCGCAGGCGACGTATGCGACCTCGAATCTAATGCCGGGGAAAGATGGAGTTCCCTCAAGAAGGCTGAGAATTTCAAGGTGTAGCTTGTCAGACCCGTCTAATAATCCATCTATCACTACCGCTTCCTTTTGTGTTGAGTCTGTTTTGAAAAAAGCTCAGTTTATACATTGTCGCCATAGCTGATCTGGAGATCAGGCCAAGTCGTCAGCCAATCCTTCGAACGGAGACGGTCTAAATAAACCTGCCTTTTATCCAGGAGGAATCTGTCGGTTGGTCGAACGATCAAATTGAAAAGATCGTCCAGGCCAAATGGAGCCGCGACCTCGATATCGCCACCCTCCCCAATCCTGACGGCCGCAGCAGTTGCTGTCTCCGGCCATGCCTTCATCGCCTCAACTGCTGAGCTGTAGGGATGATCGCCATTGCGCAGGTGCATTCGGGCCTGGTTCTTTACGGACCAGCTCACCGAGCTATCTGCGTTACGCAAGGCGGCTTCGATA
This genomic window from Pseudomonas sp. G.S.17 contains:
- a CDS encoding Fic family protein, yielding MSLITSKTWLDPILPEDLPPSIVSLADALPRKTQFLAGRLAPETGVRLARLLRVTNTYYSNLIEGQYTEPADMQKAQSAPRRERKLLNDLAVKHMEVQSVLERALRRNVPENWAQMYDPQLLSLVHYRLFAGTSENSRTLQNGLVMEAGLLRSETGQNVSVGGHDAPDAAAVESMLLHLQTGFGRIKDPRRQLIGALAYHHRLAWVHPFVDGNGRVARMITHLQLVYLGLEPRLWSLARGLARRHEEYYRMLALADRQREGDLDGRGQMSRKHYFAFIEFMLDVCHDQVDYMTSALNPSSMRERIVRSFKTNEKLQSMKIRPESAPAIHALIMAGSMPRNDLKTFTGLTPRPAIDELTRLIKAGLVISPTPKSRTVTPGLPAWFAQDIFPDLHRRFQ
- a CDS encoding nucleotidyltransferase family protein, whose product is MDLLSELQALIADDPMRLRVLHHVHDLRLPDCWVAAGFVRSGVWDRQHMRSDSPLPSDVDVIWFDRDRTSPDIDVHIEAALRNADSSVSWSVKNQARMHLRNGDHPYSSAVEAMKAWPETATAAAVRIGEGGDIEVAAPFGLDDLFNLIVRPTDRFLLDKRQVYLDRLRSKDWLTTWPDLQISYGDNV